One window of the Manihot esculenta cultivar AM560-2 chromosome 14, M.esculenta_v8, whole genome shotgun sequence genome contains the following:
- the LOC122721741 gene encoding pectinesterase PPME1-like: MAYKFPIFLHLRNKQHLPKIYQREMDKKQLNFISFSQYIVFVIVLAATAARSDDETPIPASLDGVQAWFDANVKPLADRAGTLEKALEAAEAKPKTIKVRADGSGEFKTLTEAVKSVPKKNTERVIVDIGPGKYTEKVTIEKDQPFITFVGTGAEKPTLSFAGTAAKYGTVYSATLQVDSDFFMASNLIIENTAPRPDGVSKLQQALALRIGGTMAAVYNVKMIGFQDTLCDDRGVHFYKDCYIEGTVDFIFGRGKSIYLQTEIHVLADVPNQLTFIAAQAREKDSEDVGYSFVHCKVDGKGKGAFLGRPWMPMPITVYSYCTMSAVVNPEGWTNNRNPESEKNVFFGEYKNTGPGADPAGRVKFAKQLTEAEAKPFLSLGYIKGSSWLLPPPKV, translated from the exons ATGGCCTATAAATTTCCCATCTTCCTTCACTTAAGAAACAAGCAACACCTTCCCAAAATCTATCAACGAGAGATGGATAAAAAGCAACTTAATTTCATTTCCTTCTCCCAATATATCGTCTTTGTCATTGTTCTTGCAGCGACCGCGGCTAGATCTGATGATGAAACACCAATCCCAGCAAGTCTAGATGGAGTACAAGCATGGTTTGATGCTAATGTCAAGCCCCTTGCTGATCGTGCTGGCACCTTAGAGAAAGCTCTCGAAGCAGCGGAAGCTAAACCTAAAACCATTAAGGTTAGAGCAGATGGAAGCGGAGAATTCAAGACATTAACTGAAGCAGTTAAGAGTGTTCCAAAAAAAAATACAGAGCGTGTTATTGTGGATATCGGTCCCGGAAAATACACTGAGAAAGTAACCATTGAAAAAGACCAACCTTTCATTACGTTTGTCGGGACAGGAGCTGAAAAGCCAACCTTGTCATTTGCTGGTACTGCTGCTAAATACGGAACTGTTTACAGTGCCACATTACAAGTGGATTCTGATTTTTTCATGGCGTCTAACTTAATCATTGag AATACTGCACCTAGGCCGGATGGTGTAAGCAAACTACAACAAGCTCTTGCTTTAAGGATAGGCGGTACTATGGCAGCTGTATACAATGTTAAAATGATTGGATTTCAAGATACACTGTGTGATGATAGGGGAGTTCATTTCTACAAAGACTGCTATATCGAAGGCACCgttgattttatttttggaaGAGGAAAATCCATTTACCTA CAAACAGAGATACATGTATTAGCAGATGTTCCTAATCAACTAACGTTTATAGCAGCACAAGCGAGAGAAAAAGATTCGGAAGATGTGGGCTACTCTTTTGTACATTGTAAAGTAGatggaaaaggaaaaggagCATTCTTGGGTCGACCATGGATGCCAATGCCCATCACAGTCTACTCTTATTGTACTATGAGTGCGGTTGTCAATCCTGAAGGGTGGACTAATAATAGGAACCCTGAATCAGAAAA GAATGTATTTTTTGGAGAATACAAGAATACAGGACCAGGTGCTGATCCTGCTGGACGTGTTAAATTTGCCAAACAGCTAACAGAAGCAGAAGCGAAACCCTTCCTTAGTCTTGGTTATATTAAAGGAAGCAGTTGGTTGCTTCCTCCACCAAAGGTGTAA